A genome region from Tursiops truncatus isolate mTurTru1 chromosome 15, mTurTru1.mat.Y, whole genome shotgun sequence includes the following:
- the PARD6B gene encoding partitioning defective 6 homolog beta isoform X2 has protein sequence MNRSHRHGAGSGCLGTMEFGAEFRRFSLERSKPGKFEEFYGLLQHVHKIPNVDVLVGYADIHGDLLPINNDDNYHKAVSTANPLLRIFIQKKEEADYSAFGTDTLIKKKNVLTNVLRPDNHRKKPHIVISMPQDFRPVSSIIDVDILPETHRRVRLYKYGTEKPLGFYIRDGSSVRVTPHGLEKVPGIFISRLVPGGLAQSTGLLAVNDEVLEVNGIEVSGKSLDQVTDMMIANSRNLIITVRPANQRNNVIRNSRTSGSSGQSTDNSLPGYPQQIEPSFEPEDEDSDEDDIIIEDNGVPQQIPKAVRNTESLESLTQIELSFESGQNGFIPSNEVSLAPLASGTNTEFETRAPDQKLLEEDGTIITL, from the exons tTTGGAGCTGAATTTCGTCGGTTTTCACTGGAAAGATCAAAACCTGGAAAGTTTGAGGAGTTTTATGGATTACTGCAACATGTTCATAAGATACCCAATGTTGACGTTTTAGTAGGCTATGCAGACATCCACGGAGATTTACTACCTATAAATAACGATGATAATTATCACAAAGCTGTTTCAACGGCCAACCCACTGCTTAGGATTTTTATACAAAAAAAGG aagaagCAGACTACAGTGCCTTTGGTACAGACACACTAATAAAGAAGAAGAATGTTTTAACCAATGTGTTGCGTCCTGACAACCATAGAAAAAAGCCACACATAGTCATTAGTATGCCCCAGGACTTCAGACCTGTGTCTTCCATTATAGACGTGGATATTCTCCCAGAAACGCATCGTAGGGTCCGTCTTTACAAATATGGCACTGAGAAACCCCTAGGATTCTACATCCGGGACGGCTCCAGTGTCAGGGTGACACCCCATGGCTTAGAGAAGGTCCCAGGGATCTTTATATCCAGACTTGTGCCAGGAGGTCTGGCTCAAAGCACAGGACTATTAGCCGTTAATGATGAAGTTTTAGAAGTTAATGGCATAGAAGTTTCCGGGAAGAGTCTAGATCAAGTAACTGACATGATGATTGCAAACAGCCGCAACCTCATCATCACAGTGAGACCAGCAAACCAGAGGAATAACGTCATTAGGAACAGTCGGACTTCCGGCAGCTCTGGCCAGTCTACTGACAACAGCCTTCCTGGCTATCCACAGCAGATCGAACCGAGCTTTGAGCCAGAGGATGAAGACAGCGATGAAGATGACATTATTATTGAAGACAATGGTGTGCCACAGCAGATCCCTAAGGCTGTTCGCAACACCGAGAGCCTGGAATCATTAACACAAATAGAACTCAGTTTTGAATCTGGACAGAACGGTTTTATTCCTTCTAATGAAGTGAGCTTAGCACCCTTAGCAAGTGGCACAAATACAGAATTTGAAACGCGTGCTCCAGATCagaaactcttagaagaagatGGAACAATCATAACACTATGA
- the PARD6B gene encoding partitioning defective 6 homolog beta isoform X1: MNRSHRHGAGSGCLGTMEVKSKFGAEFRRFSLERSKPGKFEEFYGLLQHVHKIPNVDVLVGYADIHGDLLPINNDDNYHKAVSTANPLLRIFIQKKEEADYSAFGTDTLIKKKNVLTNVLRPDNHRKKPHIVISMPQDFRPVSSIIDVDILPETHRRVRLYKYGTEKPLGFYIRDGSSVRVTPHGLEKVPGIFISRLVPGGLAQSTGLLAVNDEVLEVNGIEVSGKSLDQVTDMMIANSRNLIITVRPANQRNNVIRNSRTSGSSGQSTDNSLPGYPQQIEPSFEPEDEDSDEDDIIIEDNGVPQQIPKAVRNTESLESLTQIELSFESGQNGFIPSNEVSLAPLASGTNTEFETRAPDQKLLEEDGTIITL, encoded by the exons tTTGGAGCTGAATTTCGTCGGTTTTCACTGGAAAGATCAAAACCTGGAAAGTTTGAGGAGTTTTATGGATTACTGCAACATGTTCATAAGATACCCAATGTTGACGTTTTAGTAGGCTATGCAGACATCCACGGAGATTTACTACCTATAAATAACGATGATAATTATCACAAAGCTGTTTCAACGGCCAACCCACTGCTTAGGATTTTTATACAAAAAAAGG aagaagCAGACTACAGTGCCTTTGGTACAGACACACTAATAAAGAAGAAGAATGTTTTAACCAATGTGTTGCGTCCTGACAACCATAGAAAAAAGCCACACATAGTCATTAGTATGCCCCAGGACTTCAGACCTGTGTCTTCCATTATAGACGTGGATATTCTCCCAGAAACGCATCGTAGGGTCCGTCTTTACAAATATGGCACTGAGAAACCCCTAGGATTCTACATCCGGGACGGCTCCAGTGTCAGGGTGACACCCCATGGCTTAGAGAAGGTCCCAGGGATCTTTATATCCAGACTTGTGCCAGGAGGTCTGGCTCAAAGCACAGGACTATTAGCCGTTAATGATGAAGTTTTAGAAGTTAATGGCATAGAAGTTTCCGGGAAGAGTCTAGATCAAGTAACTGACATGATGATTGCAAACAGCCGCAACCTCATCATCACAGTGAGACCAGCAAACCAGAGGAATAACGTCATTAGGAACAGTCGGACTTCCGGCAGCTCTGGCCAGTCTACTGACAACAGCCTTCCTGGCTATCCACAGCAGATCGAACCGAGCTTTGAGCCAGAGGATGAAGACAGCGATGAAGATGACATTATTATTGAAGACAATGGTGTGCCACAGCAGATCCCTAAGGCTGTTCGCAACACCGAGAGCCTGGAATCATTAACACAAATAGAACTCAGTTTTGAATCTGGACAGAACGGTTTTATTCCTTCTAATGAAGTGAGCTTAGCACCCTTAGCAAGTGGCACAAATACAGAATTTGAAACGCGTGCTCCAGATCagaaactcttagaagaagatGGAACAATCATAACACTATGA